From a region of the Streptomyces sp. NBC_00193 genome:
- a CDS encoding class F sortase has product MAEQSTPERAPRRSGRALRVAALAGASALTAFLVTSCGSGGDAGSAAKNDPAGAKNASVLSASVPDRIVIPDIKVDAPLDTVGLDAQGTMQEPDFAKPKDAAWYKEGPTPGEKGAAAIVGHMDTPQAPEAVFYNLKKLKKDEKIEVHRDDGSTAVFAVDEVDTFKKDQFPTDKVYGDTHGKAELRVITCGGNLTKDRHWDANVVVFAHLVGQE; this is encoded by the coding sequence ATGGCTGAGCAGTCCACCCCTGAACGCGCCCCCCGCCGGAGCGGCCGCGCCCTGCGCGTGGCCGCCCTGGCGGGCGCCTCGGCGCTCACGGCCTTCCTGGTCACTTCCTGCGGCTCCGGCGGTGACGCCGGCAGTGCGGCCAAGAACGACCCGGCCGGCGCGAAGAACGCCTCGGTGCTGAGCGCCTCCGTCCCGGACCGCATCGTGATACCGGACATCAAGGTCGACGCCCCGCTCGACACGGTCGGACTCGACGCCCAGGGCACCATGCAGGAGCCGGACTTCGCCAAGCCCAAGGACGCGGCCTGGTACAAGGAGGGCCCGACCCCCGGGGAGAAGGGCGCGGCCGCCATCGTCGGGCACATGGACACGCCCCAGGCCCCCGAGGCCGTCTTCTACAACCTCAAGAAGCTGAAGAAGGACGAGAAGATCGAGGTCCACCGCGACGACGGCTCCACCGCCGTCTTCGCCGTCGACGAGGTCGACACGTTCAAGAAGGACCAGTTCCCGACCGACAAGGTCTACGGGGACACCCACGGCAAGGCCGAGCTCCGCGTCATCACCTGCGGCGGCAACCTCACCAAGGACCGCCACTGGGACGCCAACGTCGTGGTGTTCGCCCACCTCGTCGGCCAGGAATAG
- a CDS encoding DUF5937 family protein, producing the protein MEYELSFSATDLAQTRFAVSPMWEVVTSFRLLREESDPPLHRRWAQQVRPRLIGAGLDRGWLAALIPGTGYLADFLNPTPTGPFGELPEELAAIRRSPAAQVRADLDVLTAKTPCPAPRLRLLREEPEAALEKVTAEIETYWDLALGPYWPRIRQLLEADVFHRARQVAEHGSAYVLNELHETVSWDAGTLRMVRRQCSMNRADTGAGLLLVPSAFAWPRVLTRSVAPEPPQLAYPARGIGTLWEPRATKATDAVAAVLGRSRTLLLAELDTPSSTTQLARHSGLSTAAVSQHLTALRDAGLVTGHRAGRSVLYARTAIADALLTPVG; encoded by the coding sequence ATGGAGTACGAACTGAGCTTTTCCGCCACGGACCTGGCACAGACCCGGTTCGCGGTGTCCCCGATGTGGGAGGTCGTCACCAGTTTCCGGCTGCTGCGCGAGGAGTCCGATCCTCCGCTCCACCGCCGCTGGGCCCAGCAGGTGCGGCCGCGGCTGATCGGCGCCGGACTGGACCGGGGCTGGCTCGCCGCCCTGATCCCGGGTACCGGCTACCTCGCGGACTTCCTCAACCCCACGCCGACCGGCCCCTTCGGTGAACTCCCCGAGGAACTGGCGGCCATCCGCCGCAGCCCCGCGGCACAGGTGCGCGCCGACCTCGACGTCCTGACTGCGAAGACGCCCTGCCCGGCGCCGCGGCTGCGGCTGCTGCGCGAGGAGCCCGAGGCGGCGCTGGAGAAGGTCACCGCCGAGATCGAGACGTACTGGGACCTCGCGCTGGGCCCGTACTGGCCGCGCATCCGCCAGCTGCTGGAGGCGGATGTGTTCCACCGGGCCCGGCAGGTCGCCGAGCACGGCTCGGCGTACGTGCTCAACGAACTCCACGAGACGGTCAGCTGGGACGCCGGCACCCTGCGCATGGTCCGCCGGCAGTGCTCGATGAACCGGGCGGACACCGGAGCCGGTCTGCTCCTCGTACCCTCCGCCTTCGCCTGGCCCCGTGTGCTGACCCGTTCGGTGGCCCCGGAACCGCCCCAGCTCGCCTACCCCGCCCGCGGGATCGGCACCCTGTGGGAGCCCCGCGCCACCAAGGCCACCGACGCGGTGGCCGCCGTACTGGGCCGCTCCCGGACCCTGCTGCTCGCCGAACTGGACACCCCGTCCTCCACCACCCAACTGGCCCGGCACAGCGGCCTGTCCACCGCCGCCGTCTCCCAGCACCTCACGGCCCTGCGCGACGCGGGCCTGGTCACCGGCCACCGCGCGGGCCGCTCGGTCCTGTACGCCCGAACGGCCATCGCGGACGCCCTGCTGACGCCGGTGGGGTGA
- a CDS encoding MFS transporter produces the protein MPSSFRGLPPLVWTLFAGSVVNRLGYLVTPFLVFLLADRGITGSDISFVLGALGAGHLLGPALGGLLADRIGRRPTMLIGLVGSAVAQGALFLAPGLWTMAASALLLSTAGATVGPAAFALLADSVDTGWRQRAYALFNWGVNIGTAVAGVLGGFLAAHGYWLLFAVDAGSALIYATVVATRLREPARTAPTKASGGLGYGVVLRDRLMLLLLPLLGIQLFVYSLTEVALPLAVRDSGLSPAVYGALAAVNAVLVVALQPFVTARLSGLPQLPVQAAGGALIAAGVALTGLADSVTGYVVSVVVWSLGEVAVAGIAASLVADLAPADARGRYQGAFSWTWGLARFSALTLGVALYTGVGAAALWWGALALGLLAAVATLGLRTRIAARREQDLDLAA, from the coding sequence ATGCCCTCCTCCTTCCGCGGTCTCCCGCCCCTCGTCTGGACCCTGTTCGCCGGTTCGGTCGTCAACCGGCTCGGCTACCTGGTCACCCCGTTCCTGGTCTTCCTCCTCGCCGACCGGGGCATCACCGGCTCCGACATCTCCTTCGTGCTCGGCGCGCTCGGCGCCGGCCACCTGCTCGGCCCGGCCCTCGGCGGACTGCTCGCCGACCGGATCGGCCGCCGCCCGACCATGCTGATCGGGCTCGTCGGCTCCGCCGTCGCCCAGGGCGCCCTGTTCCTGGCCCCGGGGCTCTGGACGATGGCCGCCTCGGCGCTGCTCCTCAGCACCGCCGGAGCCACCGTCGGACCCGCCGCGTTCGCGCTGCTGGCCGACTCGGTGGACACCGGGTGGCGGCAGCGCGCGTACGCGCTGTTCAACTGGGGCGTCAACATCGGCACGGCCGTCGCCGGCGTCCTCGGCGGCTTCCTCGCCGCGCACGGGTACTGGCTGCTCTTCGCCGTCGACGCCGGTTCGGCGCTCATCTACGCCACCGTGGTCGCGACCCGGCTGCGCGAACCGGCCCGCACCGCTCCGACCAAGGCCTCGGGCGGCCTGGGCTACGGGGTGGTCCTGCGCGACCGGCTGATGCTCCTGCTGCTCCCCCTGCTCGGGATCCAGCTGTTCGTGTACTCGCTGACCGAGGTGGCGCTGCCGCTGGCCGTCCGCGACAGCGGGCTCTCGCCGGCCGTGTACGGAGCCCTGGCCGCGGTCAACGCCGTCCTGGTGGTGGCCCTGCAGCCGTTCGTGACGGCCCGGCTGTCGGGACTGCCGCAGCTGCCGGTGCAGGCTGCGGGCGGCGCCCTGATCGCCGCCGGGGTGGCGCTGACCGGGCTCGCGGACTCCGTCACCGGGTACGTGGTCTCGGTGGTCGTCTGGTCGCTCGGCGAGGTGGCCGTGGCCGGCATCGCGGCCTCGCTGGTGGCCGACCTGGCCCCGGCCGACGCCCGGGGCCGCTACCAGGGAGCCTTCAGCTGGACCTGGGGCCTGGCCCGCTTCTCCGCCCTCACCCTGGGCGTCGCCCTCTACACCGGGGTCGGAGCGGCCGCCCTGTGGTGGGGGGCCCTGGCCCTCGGACTCCTCGCCGCGGTGGCCACCCTGGGCCTGCGCACCCGGATCGCGGCCCGGCGGGAGCAGGACCTCGACCTGGCGGCGTGA
- a CDS encoding TerD family protein, translating into MITLTKEDGPADLGGVTHLSIGVSWDPTVGSSGGLLGKLKRKVGTDLDLIAIAMQGADPVRLAGLDSLDPMGNGSLLHSGDNQTGHGEGDDETVTVEFARIPGNVTSIVFVAAAYKKGSSFQSARNISFKVYDGTGGSTQQVADIWPSLLGTDNGCAVAKAVRDGAGWKLQVINETGKIKPGDEQALMRFAVAK; encoded by the coding sequence ATGATCACGCTCACCAAGGAAGACGGCCCCGCGGATCTGGGCGGCGTAACCCACCTGTCCATCGGTGTCTCGTGGGACCCGACCGTGGGCAGCAGCGGCGGCCTGTTGGGCAAGCTCAAGCGGAAGGTCGGGACCGACCTGGACCTGATCGCGATCGCGATGCAGGGGGCGGACCCGGTCCGGCTCGCGGGTCTCGACTCCCTTGACCCCATGGGCAACGGCTCGCTGCTCCACAGCGGGGACAACCAGACCGGCCACGGCGAGGGCGACGACGAGACGGTGACCGTCGAGTTCGCCCGCATACCGGGCAACGTCACGTCCATCGTCTTCGTCGCCGCCGCGTACAAGAAGGGCAGTTCCTTCCAGAGCGCCCGCAACATCAGCTTCAAGGTGTACGACGGCACGGGCGGCAGCACCCAGCAGGTCGCCGACATCTGGCCGAGCCTGCTCGGTACGGACAACGGCTGCGCCGTGGCCAAGGCGGTCCGGGACGGGGCCGGCTGGAAGCTCCAGGTCATCAACGAGACCGGGAAGATCAAGCCGGGCGACGAGCAGGCCCTGATGCGCTTCGCCGTGGCCAAGTAG
- a CDS encoding sacsin N-terminal ATP-binding-like domain-containing protein: MSVRVTAAQDGVDPFGTARLRRGVLAAWGAGPARFREDANAEEDLALGGYRDRLVVELAQNAADAAARAGVPGRLRLTLHAGTDQPDGHALLAVSNTGSPLDATGVESLSTLRASAKRDDSAGSVGRFGVGFAAVLAVSDEPAVLGRHGGVRWSLAEARELARGAAVGSSGLGEELRRRDGHVPLLRLPLPAEGTAPEGYDTVVVLPLRDAAAEELAGRLLAAVDDALLLTLPGLAEVVIDTPAGGVRTLTRRVEGPYTVITDSASDTKRWRTVRHSGPIEKALLADRPVEERLRPVWAVSWSVPVDAEGAPVHPSTAAVVHAPTPTDEPLGIPALLIATLPLDTTRRHPAPGPLTEFLVERAADAYAELLGAWDPVSTALVDLVPGPLGKGELDGALRAAVIARLPRTAFLAPAAPPEEPAEGEPLERAALRPFEAEVVEGAGADTVRVLAEVLPTLLPAGLERRPELRTLGVGRLPLGEAIERIAGIERTPEWWYRLYDSLAGVDPDRLSGLPVPLADGRTAIGPRHLLLPGADAPRSGTPESLARLGLKVAHPDAVHPLLEKLGALPASPRAVLTTPQVRAAVAASLDAGEIWDEDALDPEELADIVLGLVRDAELSPGDEPWLGALALPDEDGEPTPAGELLLPGSPLASVVREDEIPYVDAELVERWDERTLTAVGVLATFQLVRATDVVLDPDELEPRDGDFAEPDDAGLLDAVDVWCEDLLDQLPDTPVPPVATELVAVRDLDLVDDDCWPLALAMLAQPPYRDALTQPVRVLLPDGTTRSVRSYTAWWLRDHPVLDGRRPAGLRSAGGDPLLAGLYTPADATGFEDEQVLRALGVRTTVPALLEEPGGAAELLGRLADPDREVGGRQLHGLYGALADLDPEQVTLPDELRAVVDGEVVVVDASEALVADAPDLLPLTAGLPLLPVAPSRAADLAELFQVRRLSETVPAEVTTEGEEHEVPESVHQLLGPATPKSYVEHEELLAGGTELDWRRTPDGTLHASTLEGVAAALAWAAGQWPRRFEVAALLEDPSRTAELARDRWFD; this comes from the coding sequence GTGAGCGTGCGAGTGACGGCGGCCCAGGACGGCGTGGACCCCTTCGGCACGGCCCGGCTGCGACGCGGGGTGCTCGCCGCCTGGGGCGCGGGCCCGGCCCGCTTCCGCGAGGACGCCAACGCCGAGGAGGACCTGGCCCTCGGCGGCTACCGCGACCGCCTCGTCGTCGAGCTCGCGCAGAACGCCGCCGACGCGGCCGCCCGCGCCGGGGTCCCCGGCCGGCTGCGCCTCACCCTGCACGCGGGCACCGACCAGCCCGACGGACACGCGCTGCTCGCCGTCTCCAACACCGGCTCCCCGCTGGACGCCACCGGCGTGGAGTCGCTGTCCACGCTGCGCGCCTCCGCCAAGCGCGACGACTCCGCCGGGAGCGTCGGCCGCTTCGGCGTCGGCTTCGCCGCCGTCCTGGCCGTCTCCGACGAGCCCGCCGTCCTCGGCCGGCACGGCGGCGTGCGCTGGTCCCTGGCCGAGGCCCGCGAGCTGGCCCGGGGAGCGGCCGTCGGCAGCTCCGGACTCGGCGAGGAACTGCGCCGCCGCGACGGCCACGTCCCGCTGCTGCGCCTCCCGTTGCCCGCCGAGGGCACCGCGCCCGAGGGCTACGACACCGTGGTGGTCCTCCCGCTGCGCGACGCCGCCGCCGAGGAGCTGGCCGGGCGGCTGCTCGCCGCCGTCGACGACGCCCTGCTGCTGACCCTGCCGGGGCTCGCCGAGGTCGTCATCGACACCCCGGCCGGGGGCGTGCGGACGCTGACCCGCCGCGTCGAGGGCCCGTACACCGTCATCACCGACTCCGCCTCCGACACCAAGCGCTGGCGCACCGTCCGCCACTCCGGCCCCATCGAGAAGGCGCTGCTCGCCGACCGGCCCGTCGAGGAAAGGCTGCGGCCCGTCTGGGCGGTGTCCTGGTCCGTGCCCGTCGACGCCGAAGGCGCCCCGGTCCACCCCTCGACCGCCGCCGTGGTGCACGCGCCGACCCCGACCGACGAACCCCTGGGCATCCCCGCGCTGCTCATCGCGACCCTGCCGCTGGACACCACCCGCCGGCACCCCGCGCCGGGGCCGCTGACCGAGTTCCTCGTGGAGCGCGCGGCCGACGCGTACGCCGAACTGCTGGGCGCCTGGGACCCGGTGAGCACCGCGCTCGTGGACCTCGTACCGGGCCCGCTCGGCAAGGGGGAGCTCGACGGGGCCCTGCGCGCCGCCGTCATCGCGCGACTGCCCCGTACGGCCTTCCTCGCACCCGCCGCACCGCCCGAGGAGCCGGCGGAGGGGGAGCCGCTGGAGCGGGCCGCCCTGCGCCCCTTCGAGGCCGAGGTGGTGGAGGGCGCGGGCGCCGACACCGTACGGGTCCTCGCGGAGGTGCTGCCGACCCTGCTCCCGGCCGGGCTGGAGCGCCGCCCCGAACTGCGCACCCTGGGCGTGGGCCGACTGCCGCTGGGCGAGGCCATCGAGCGGATCGCGGGCATCGAGCGGACCCCCGAGTGGTGGTACCGGCTCTACGACAGCCTCGCCGGGGTCGACCCGGACCGGCTCTCCGGCCTCCCCGTGCCGCTGGCCGACGGGCGCACCGCGATCGGCCCCCGGCACCTGCTGCTGCCCGGCGCGGACGCCCCGCGGTCGGGCACGCCCGAGAGCCTGGCCCGGCTCGGCCTGAAGGTGGCCCACCCCGACGCGGTGCACCCGCTGCTGGAGAAGCTCGGCGCGCTCCCGGCGAGCCCGCGCGCCGTCCTGACGACCCCGCAGGTGCGGGCGGCCGTCGCGGCCTCCCTGGACGCCGGGGAGATCTGGGACGAGGACGCCCTCGACCCCGAGGAACTGGCCGACATCGTCCTGGGTCTGGTCCGCGACGCCGAGCTCTCCCCCGGCGACGAACCGTGGCTCGGCGCGCTCGCCCTGCCCGACGAGGACGGCGAACCGACCCCGGCCGGCGAGCTCCTGCTGCCCGGCTCCCCGCTGGCCTCCGTGGTCCGCGAGGACGAGATCCCGTACGTGGACGCCGAGCTGGTGGAGCGCTGGGACGAGCGGACCCTCACCGCCGTGGGCGTCCTCGCCACCTTCCAGCTGGTCCGCGCCACCGACGTGGTCCTGGACCCGGACGAACTGGAGCCCCGCGACGGGGACTTCGCCGAGCCCGACGACGCCGGTCTGCTCGACGCCGTCGACGTGTGGTGCGAGGACCTCCTGGACCAGCTGCCCGACACCCCCGTGCCGCCGGTCGCCACCGAGCTGGTCGCCGTACGGGACCTCGACCTGGTCGACGACGACTGCTGGCCCCTGGCCCTGGCCATGCTGGCGCAGCCGCCCTACCGGGACGCCCTGACCCAGCCCGTGCGGGTCCTGCTCCCGGACGGCACCACCCGCTCCGTGCGCTCGTACACCGCCTGGTGGCTGCGCGACCACCCCGTCCTGGACGGCCGCCGCCCGGCCGGCCTGCGCTCGGCGGGCGGCGACCCGCTGCTGGCGGGCCTCTACACCCCGGCGGACGCCACCGGCTTCGAGGACGAGCAGGTCCTGCGGGCGCTGGGCGTACGCACCACCGTGCCCGCCCTCCTGGAGGAGCCCGGCGGCGCCGCCGAGCTGCTCGGCCGCCTCGCCGACCCGGACCGGGAGGTCGGCGGACGTCAACTGCACGGTTTGTACGGAGCGTTGGCCGACCTGGACCCCGAACAGGTCACCCTGCCCGACGAACTGCGCGCGGTCGTGGACGGCGAGGTGGTCGTGGTGGACGCCTCCGAGGCCCTGGTCGCGGACGCCCCGGACCTCCTCCCCCTGACGGCGGGCCTCCCGCTCCTCCCGGTCGCCCCGTCCCGGGCCGCCGACCTGGCGGAGCTGTTCCAGGTCCGGCGCCTCTCGGAGACGGTCCCCGCGGAGGTGACCACCGAGGGCGAGGAGCACGAGGTCCCCGAATCCGTGCACCAGCTCCTGGGCCCGGCCACCCCGAAGAGCTACGTGGAACACGAGGAACTCCTGGCGGGCGGCACCGAACTCGACTGGCGCCGCACCCCGGACGGCACCCTGCACGCCTCCACCCTGGAAGGCGTCGCGGCCGCCCTCGCCTGGGCGGCGGGCCAGTGGCCCCGCCGCTTCGAGGTCGCAGCCCTCCTGGAGGACCCGTCCCGCACGGCAGAACTGGCCAGGGACCGCTGGTTCGACTAG